Genomic window (Armatimonadota bacterium):
ATGGCCATCACTGCATACTGCGCGTTGCCCCGCGCCTCGTAGCGCTTCCAAGAGTCCTTGCTCAGCCCGTGGAAGCGCACGATGCTCGCGCGCTCGGCCAATGCGTCATCGTTGGTACACAGCGCGCCGCCCTCGCCGGTCGTGATGGTCTTGATCGGGTGGAAGCTGAAGCAGGTGGCATCGGAAAGCGCACCGATGGGCCTGCCCTGATACCGCGAGCCAATTGCATGGGCGGCATCCTCTATCACCGCGAGGCCGTGCTCGCGCGCGATGGCATGGATCGCCTGCATGTCGCACGGCAACCCGGCGAAATGCACAGGAATAATCGCACGGGTCGAGGCCGTGATGGCGGCTTCGATCTGTTCCGGGATGATGTTGAGCGTGCGGCAGTCGATATCCACCAGGACGGGCCTGGCGCCAACAGCAAGGATCATGTTGACCGTGGCGGCGAAGGTCATTGGCGTCGTGATGACCTCATCACCCGGACCGATGCCCAGCGACAGGAGCGCCACGTGCAGGGCGGCAGTCCCCGAGTTCATGGCCACCGCATGTGCAGCTTCGGTTTGCTCGGCCAGCATCTCCTCAAAGCGCTGCACTTTGGGCCCTGTGGTGAGCCAACCTGAACGCATGCTCGCCACTACTTCCGCGATCTCCTCATCGCCGATTGTCGGTCGGCAAAACGGCAGGAATTCCTGTCTCATTGCGTTCCTTGCTTTCCTGGAGGAGGACCCAGCAGCTTGCGGGCCTCCTGGTTGATGAGAAGTCCCCGATCACGCCCCAGCGCCCATATATCGAGGTCATGCGCATCTGCGACGCGTCTGGCGTCCCGGTCTGAAACCACCAGGGCCAGCGGTCCGCGGGAACTGAGACGGTCGATTTCGTCCTCGCCCTCGAGGAACCACTGATCGGCATCGGGCTCATTTAGGCCCAGCCGGATCTCGCCCACGCTATCGATCACGATCACGCGGGATCGCGTGTAGAAGTTGAGCGACTGGTTGTAGCATCTGTACTGCGCGACAACCCAGCCTTCGTTCTTGTCCACGGGCCTGAGTTGAGCAGGCAATAGCGCGTAGACGTCTCGCTTCGCGGACGCCGTGGCGAACACCGGGATCAGGCCGGCAAGGGCAAGCCACGCGGCAGCGACCAGTAGCCCCATCCGACGCTCTACTCCCGCAATCGCGGGAGCAGCCAGGAAGCAGATGCCCGCCGCCGCCCATGCCAGGCACAGCAGGACAGCAGGGGCACGGATGGCATCCGGCGCGATCTCATTCTGATGTCCCGAGTACCAGTAAAGCGCTGGCGTGAGCAGCACCAGCGTCGCCCCAGTCCCCCGGATCACCCACTGTGTACCTCGACCGACGGCAGGACGGTCCAATAGCCGATGCGTCAACGCCGTCGTAACGACCGCAAGGGGCCACCAGCAGGGCAGGATATAGGGCGCGAGCTTGCAGGACGACAGTGAGAAGAAGACCACAACCACGGCGCACCAGCATATCAGGAAGGCCACTGCACGACGGCGATCATCACTCAGCCCACGCCACCGGGTGTACGCTCCTTTGAGCGAGATCGGCCACAGCCCCGACCACCACAGCCAGCCCAGCACGAGCAGTGCAGGAAAGTAGTAGACCGGCTTGCGGTGCTCGCTGAAGTGGTCTCCTGTAAAGCGTTGGAAATGCTGCACCACGAAGAAATAATGGTTGAACTGGGGATTGCGTGCCGCCACCACGAGGAACCACGGGGCAGCCACGATCGCCGCCATGCCGAGCACGGAAAGCAGGGGCACCAGACCTTGGCCCAGGCGCCTGGTCCACAGCAGATACGTCCCAAGGATACCCGCAAACAGAACCAGCGCCACAGGACCCTTGGCGAGGATGGCCAGACCGAGCAGTAGCCCGGCGAGAACGCGGGAAGGCCAGACTCGGGCTCTGCCGTTCTCGCCCGACCAGTACGCCGTGAGGGCACCGGCGAAAAGCACCGACAAGAAGATGTCGGTGGCCGGAATGCGTGCCATCGCAAAGAACATGGGGGATGTCACAAGGACCGCGGCAGCCCACCGGGCCGCCGCGGGCCCCAGAGTGACTGCCCCAAGCCAACATGCCACCAGCATGCCCAGGAAGCCAAACGCAGCGGGGGCAAGCCGTGCTGCGAGTTCCGTCTGCCCGAACAGCCGCATGCTCGCGCCCACGATCCAGTAGGTCAGCGGAGGCTTCTCGAAGTACGGCACGTAGTTCAGCCGGGGAGTGACCCAGTCGCCGCTCTCGATCATCTCCCGCGGCACCTCGGCGTAACGCCCCTCGTCGGGGTCCAGCAGAGGGTACGTCCCCAGACCCGCGAACAGCAGCCACAGGCAGGCTGCCGTCGCAACGAACCAGACGGGAACGTGCCTGGCTTGTGCCTCAACCGAGCAGGTCTGTGGGCGGGCCACCGTCATGATGCCGGACTCTCGCACCAGAAGAAGTAGATACTGGCGCGATGGTACCCGGCAGTCATTAAAGCAGCTTAGTTGGGCGATTAGAAGATGCTAACGTGTCTGCTCAATGCAGAGCTCGGCGCAAGACGTAGGCGCGGCGTGAAGGAGTCCATCTGCCCGTAGTCTGGCCCCCAAAAAGGCGACACGCGAGCCTCACTCGGAAAGCCCCAGAACCCCGCATACGCTCCCCGGTTCGCCTCAGCCAAGTCCTCCCGCTTCCTCGCTCGGCGACACTTGAGCGCCCTCGTCGCTCCAAGCAGCCTGCACTGCCGCCTTTTGAGAGCGCGAAGCGAGCCTTGGGCGGCCGCTTCGTGCGCAGCCCTAATCCCCGCTCATCTCAGCGCTTTGCGTGTCCATACATGCATCAGGCCTGTCTCGGACTACTCCCACGGGCTTCGCCTACCCCACCAGCCCCAAGTCCTTCGCCTTCCTCACCGATCCCTCATTGCCTGCACATCCGAGGCGGTCGCGGGAGTTCTTCAGCTGCACGTACGCGGTGTTGATCGAGATGCCAAGCGCTTCGGTGGCCCGGGCAACGCTGGCGCCCTTGTCCAGGTGGCTGAGCAGGGCGCGCTGGGCGTCGGTCAGGAGTGGGCCCTCTTTGGGCGGCTTGTGCTTGCGGCTGCGGCCGGGCAAGGGCAGCCAGTGCAGGTTGCCCTCGGTGTACTCGCGCGTAGTCTCCCAGGCTTCATCGAGGGTCGCCGCGCCCAGCTTCTTGCGTGCGTTGGCGAGTTGGTACCTGACTCGCTGTGCTCCGATGCCGAGATCGCGCGCGATGGTCTCCGGTGTCTTGCCTTGCGAATGGTGGTACATGAAGGCCTGCTCCCTACGCGTCAGGCTCTCCGGTCCGGTAGACGGTCGACCTGGCCTGGCTGTCGCCGCTCGATCCGTCTGGTCACGGCCGCGAAGCCGCAGCAGGACGCCAGGCTGTGGGCGCGCCTGAAGGAACGCTTCCCCGGCCGCTTCGAGCACATGTCCCGGCGCCGATACGCCATACGCCTGCGCGAGCAGCGCGTCCTGGAATGGTGCCGGGAGGGCAAGAACGGGTGGGAGATCGCACGGATCCTCGTGTCGGAGGGGCTGTATCCTTTGGGCGCGGAGCATGAGGAGGAGCGCACCGGCGCTTTGGCCGGTTCCCAGAGGGAACTCGAGGAGTATGCTCGCCGCGTCGTCGGCCGCATCAAACGGCGCCTGCGAGATGAAGGCCTCATCGAAGCTGGCAAGGCCGGAAGGCCGAGGAAGGAGCGCTGAATATTGGAGCCGGTGGGACTGCCCGTCAGGCAGGCCGGTGGTTGGGGTCTATCCGACACAGACAGCCGCCAGAGCCTGAACCGTTACCGGGGGAGGTACGGGCCGAGAACTCCAGCGGCAAAGGGAAGCCGTTCAGCTTGCTGCGACCTTCGCACGTCTCTGTGGCCGGCGCGCCTTAGCGAGAGACAGGGCGCTCACGATCGATAGCCTCAGATCACTGATGTGGAAGGGCTTGCGCAGCACCAGGGCCGAAATGCCCTGCATCTCTTTCCACGTGTCCGGCTCGGGCAGACCGGTCGTGAAGACGACAGGCACCGAGGACCACCCGGGATCTGCGCGCATAGCCCAGTACACGCTTCTGCCCTTGCCATCGCCTAGCACAATGTCCATCACAACGAGATCAGGCGGAGGACCGGCGAGGAGCGCCAGCGCGGCCTTGCAGTTGCCAGCGACAGACGCGGTATACCCCCACAGGTGCATGCAATCGACGAGGATCGACGACTGCATCGGCTCGTCTTCCACGATCAGGACCCTCGCCCCCAAATCGCCACCTCCGAACTGCCCCCGGAGGATCGCTGGACCCCAGCGTCCAGCATGGTCA
Coding sequences:
- a CDS encoding DegT/DnrJ/EryC1/StrS aminotransferase family protein, with protein sequence MRQEFLPFCRPTIGDEEIAEVVASMRSGWLTTGPKVQRFEEMLAEQTEAAHAVAMNSGTAALHVALLSLGIGPGDEVITTPMTFAATVNMILAVGARPVLVDIDCRTLNIIPEQIEAAITASTRAIIPVHFAGLPCDMQAIHAIAREHGLAVIEDAAHAIGSRYQGRPIGALSDATCFSFHPIKTITTGEGGALCTNDDALAERASIVRFHGLSKDSWKRYEARGNAQYAVMAMGFKYNMLDLQAAIGLHQLPRLNDFIQRRTDLVEMYREGLSGLHALVLPAYAPDGDVHSWHLYTPRVRPELLGMDRDGFMEALKAHNIGTGLHFTAIHMHPYFAETLGYGPGSLPNAEWASDRILSLPLFPLMTDEDLCDVVNAVRAIAGDM
- a CDS encoding glycosyltransferase family 39 protein — its product is MTVARPQTCSVEAQARHVPVWFVATAACLWLLFAGLGTYPLLDPDEGRYAEVPREMIESGDWVTPRLNYVPYFEKPPLTYWIVGASMRLFGQTELAARLAPAAFGFLGMLVACWLGAVTLGPAAARWAAAVLVTSPMFFAMARIPATDIFLSVLFAGALTAYWSGENGRARVWPSRVLAGLLLGLAILAKGPVALVLFAGILGTYLLWTRRLGQGLVPLLSVLGMAAIVAAPWFLVVAARNPQFNHYFFVVQHFQRFTGDHFSEHRKPVYYFPALLVLGWLWWSGLWPISLKGAYTRWRGLSDDRRRAVAFLICWCAVVVVFFSLSSCKLAPYILPCWWPLAVVTTALTHRLLDRPAVGRGTQWVIRGTGATLVLLTPALYWYSGHQNEIAPDAIRAPAVLLCLAWAAAGICFLAAPAIAGVERRMGLLVAAAWLALAGLIPVFATASAKRDVYALLPAQLRPVDKNEGWVVAQYRCYNQSLNFYTRSRVIVIDSVGEIRLGLNEPDADQWFLEGEDEIDRLSSRGPLALVVSDRDARRVADAHDLDIWALGRDRGLLINQEARKLLGPPPGKQGTQ
- a CDS encoding response regulator, producing MGARVLIVEDEPMQSSILVDCMHLWGYTASVAGNCKAALALLAGPPPDLVVMDIVLGDGKGRSVYWAMRADPGWSSVPVVFTTGLPEPDTWKEMQGISALVLRKPFHISDLRLSIVSALSLAKARRPQRRAKVAAS